In Ruminiclostridium josui JCM 17888, the genomic window TGTAAAAATGGGCATCCAATATCGTTATCAACAAGGCAAAGTACAGGTCAACCATAATCGTTTCTTAGGATATGACAAAGATAAAGACGGCAACCTCATCATTAACCACGAACAGGCAGAAATCGTAAAACGTATTTACCGAGAATATCTGGAAGGATACAGCATGGATAAGATTGCTGCCGGACTTGAAAGAGACGGTATATTAACCGGAGCAGGAAAAGAAAAATGGCACACTAGTACCATCAACAAGATACTACGAAATGAAAAATATATGGGAGATGCACTTTTGCAAAAGACCGTTACCACAGACTTCCTTACCAAGAAACGAATCAAGAATAACGGTACTGCTCCACAATACTATGTCGAGAATAACCATGAAGCCATTATTCCCAAGGAACTCTTCATGCTAGTCCAAGAAGAACTTATTCGCAGACGAGCCGTAAAAGTCGACTCCTCCGGCAAACGCCATACTTACAGTTGCAATCACGTCTTCTCACAAATAGTATACTGTGGTTGTTGCGGGAACATGTTCCGTCGCATCCATTGGAACAACAGAGGTTGCAAATCTATCGTTTGGAGATGCGTCAGCCGCCTTGAACCATCAAGTGCAACCGAAGCCTGTAAAGCCAGAACCGTAAACGAACAAGTGCTACAATCGGTAATCGTCCAAGCAATCAACAAAATGCTTTCTGACAAGCAAAATTACCTTGATGTCTTACAAGAAAATATCACAACAGTCATCAAAACAAGCACTGCTGCCTCAGAAGAAGCTATCGACCAAAGGCTTATGGAACTCCAAAAGGAAATCATCTCCAAAGCCAACAACAAAGAAGCCTACGATACCATTGCCGATGAAATCTTCCGCCTCCGTGAGTTAAAACACCAATCCGAAATCGAAGGTGTCACCCGAGATGAACACATCAAGCGAATCTCCGAATTGCATGACTTCATCACTCAAAATCCGCATACCGAACTTGCCGAATTTGATGAGCCACTCGTAAGACGCCTGCTGCAAAAAGTAACTGTTTACGATGATTACTACACAGTGGAATTCAAATCTGGGGTAAGTGTAGATGTTTAAATGTAATATGGACATAAAAATACTCCTCACCACTGGTATGATACCTGTGATGGGGAGTGATTTTTGCTATTTACCGCCTCTATGATATGGAGCTTTATCTTT contains:
- a CDS encoding recombinase family protein; this encodes MANVMLIPARPKAGNNVTKSEKPKLRVAAYCRVSTDSDEQATSYEAQIEHYTEFIQKNPEWALAGIYADDGISGTNTKKREEFNRLIADCEAGNIDMVITKSISRFARNTLDCLKYIRLLKDKNIPVYFEKENINSMDSKGEVLLTIMASLAQQESQSLSQNVKMGIQYRYQQGKVQVNHNRFLGYDKDKDGNLIINHEQAEIVKRIYREYLEGYSMDKIAAGLERDGILTGAGKEKWHTSTINKILRNEKYMGDALLQKTVTTDFLTKKRIKNNGTAPQYYVENNHEAIIPKELFMLVQEELIRRRAVKVDSSGKRHTYSCNHVFSQIVYCGCCGNMFRRIHWNNRGCKSIVWRCVSRLEPSSATEACKARTVNEQVLQSVIVQAINKMLSDKQNYLDVLQENITTVIKTSTAASEEAIDQRLMELQKEIISKANNKEAYDTIADEIFRLRELKHQSEIEGVTRDEHIKRISELHDFITQNPHTELAEFDEPLVRRLLQKVTVYDDYYTVEFKSGVSVDV